The Aureimonas mangrovi genome contains the following window.
GGAGTAGATCACCGAGCCGGCGACGAGGCCTTCGAAAGTGAAGGCGAAGGTGCGAAGGCCGACGAATGGCCCGAACCAGCCGCCGAGGCCGGAGGGGCCGAGCGCGATCAGGAGATAGAAGCCGAGAACGGTCGGCGGGAGCACCAGGGGCAGGGCGACGATGGTCGCGACGACCTCGCGCCAGCGCGAACGCGAGCGTGCGAGCCACCACGCGATCGGCGTTCCGACGATGAGGAGGACGATCGTTGAGATGACCGCAAGCTCGATCGTCAGGCGGATGGGCGACCAGAGTTCGGGGGTCATGGCGGAGGGCATGTCTCCCGTCGAAAGGGCGGGGAAGGAGGCAGGGCGGGAAACGATCCCGCCCCATCATAGGCGGTCAGCGATCGAGGGCGTAGCCGTACTTCTCGATGATCGCGCCGGCTTCGTCGCCCTGGAGGAATTCGAGGAAGGCGATGGCTGCCGGGTTGTCCTCGCCCGTCGTCAGGAGGACCGCGTCCTGGTTGATCGGCTCGTAGAGATCCTGGGGAACGATCCAGCGCGAGCCGGCCTCGGTCTGCGAGACCTGACCGAGTGCCACGAAGCCGAGTTCGGCGTTGCCGGTCTCGACGAACTGGAAGGCCTGGCCGATGTTCTGCCCCTGCACGATCTTCGGCTGCAGCGTTTCGTAGACGCCGAGCGCTTCCATTGCCTCCACGGCCGCGGCGCCGTATGGGGCGGTTTCTGGATTGGCGATCGAGATCTGATCGAAGTCCGCGCTCTCCAGCGTCTCCGGCCCCGTCACGACACCATCCTGAGCCGAGTAGAGGACGAGTTGACCGATCGCATAGGTGAAGACGGAGCCCTCGACACCGTAGCCCTCTTCCACGGCGAGCGTCGGGCGCTCGTCGTCTGCCGCCAGGAACACCTCGAACGGCGCTCCCTGCGTGATCTGCGTGTAGAACTGGCCGGTCGCCCCGAAAGACAGCACCGCTTCGTGCTCGCCACCCGCTGCGAAGGCGGCGGCGATCTCGTTCGCGGCGTCTGTGAAGTTGGCCGCAACCGCGACGCTCACCGTTTCGGCGAAGCTCGCTGCGGGAAGGGCAACGCTCGCCGCCAGCGCGCAAGCCAAAGTAGTGGCGATCTTCGACATGAGTTCCCCGATATGTTCGATCAGACATAACGTGCCATACGACCGGCATGGCCGTGCCGCAAGCGATATGTTCGCGAGGCGATATCGAGCCTTGCGCGACACGCCGTGTGGAAGGCGGTCACAACCCTTGCGTCCGCCGCATTCTCGTGGTTTTCGGGAAGTGAGAGCGCGCCCTTGTGCTTTCCTTGATGAAAGGCATGGGCCATGCAGGTCGAGCTGGCTGAATCGGCGCCCCGCCGCGATGAACTCGCCTACCGGCTCAAGCAGCAGAAGCTTCTGGCCGATTTCGCGCGCATGGCGCTTCAGACCGAGGACGTCGCACGCCTCCTGCAGCAGGCGAGCGAACTGTGCGCGCGCGGTCTGGAGGCGCCTTTTTGCAAGGCGCTCGAATACGACCCGCGCTCCGACATGCTGGTGATGCGCGGCGGCTGGGGTTGGGCTCCTGGTGAGGTCGGCTCGGCAACGCTCGGTGCCGATCTCGAATCGCCGGCCGGATACGCCTTTCACACCGGCGAGTCCGTCCTGTCGAACCATCTGGAGGGCGAGACGCGCTTCCGCACGCCCTCGCTCCTGCGCGAGTACGGGATCCGCCGTGCGGTCAACGTCCTGATCGACCGGGGCGGGCAGGCGCAGCACGCCTTCGGCGTCCTGGAGGTCGACAGCCCCGATCCGGGCGACTTCGACGCGGCCGACGTGGACTTCCTGTCAGGCTGCGCGCGGGTTCTCGGCGTTGCGATCGAGCGCGCGCACACCAACCAGCAACTGCGTGAGGCGCTGGAGACGCAGGCGCTCCTGACGCGCGAGATGAACCACCGCGTCAAGAACAGCCTCGGCGTTGTCGGCGGCCTCCTGCGCGTGAACGCCAATTCGGTCACGGACCCGGTCGCCAGGGCCGCACTGACGGATGCGGAATCGCGCATCCTCACCATTGCGCGCGTCCATGATCATCTGTGGCGCGGCGCCAATGTCAGCGAGGTCGACCTTTCATCCTTCCTCGGCGAACTGTGCGACAAGCTCTCCGTCGCTGCCGGCCGGTTGGAGATCGTCTGCCGCGCCGAGAAGATCGTCGTCAGCGCCGACAAGGCGATCCCGATCGGCCTCGTCGTCAATGAACTGGCCACCAACGCCGTCAAATATGCCTATGCGGAAGGGGAGGCGGGCGTCGTCGAGGTGCAGTTGCTCCGCGATGGCGAGATGGCAACGATCCGCGTGCGCGATTACGGCGTCGGCGTCTCGCCGGATTTCGACCTCGCCGCTCGGCGGCAGAGCTTCGGCATTCGCGTGATCATGAGCCTCGTCCAGCAACTCGACGCCTCCTTCGCGCTCGAACCGACCGAGCGTGGCGCGAGCTTTCTCATGACGTTCGACCCGCGCTAGATTGCCTGGCGGGGAGGCGCCATGCAGATCAGGAACGTCGAGTATTTCGTCACGCTGGCGCGCGAGAAGCATTTCCGCCGCGCGGCCGAGGCCTGCGGTGTCTCGCAGCCGACGCTTTCGGCCGGCATCGGCGCGCTCGAAGCCTCGCTCGGCATCCGCCTCGTCGCGCGCGAGCGGCGTTTCGTCGGGCTGACACCGGAGGGCGAGGCGGCGCTGCCCTGGGCCCGCCAGCTCTTGGCCGACTATGACGGGCTTCTACGGGCCGGCGGCCAGCCCGGCGTCGGCCTGCGCGGGCGTCTGCGGCTCGGCGCCATCCCCGCAGCGATGCCCGTCGTCGGCGCCATCGCACCGGTGCTGGCGGCCGAGCACCCGGATCTGCGCCTCATCATCCTTTCAATGAACTCCCGGCAGATCGAGCGCGAGCTCGGCGCGCGCGATATCGACGGCGGCCTCACCTATCTCGAGAACGAGCCGCTGTCGGACGTCATCTCATCAACCTTCTATGAGGAGCACTACCACTTCGCGACGCCCGCCGCCGGGCCCTTCGCGGGGCGCGAGAGCGTGACCTGGGCGGAAGCGGCCATCGCCCCCCTGTGCCTGTTGACGCGCGACATGCAGAACCGCCGCATCCTCGACGCGCAGATGCGACGGGTGGGCGTGGAGGCCGCGCCGCGCGCCTCGGCCAATTCCTACGCCGCGCTGTTCTCACTGGTGCGCCACGGCGGCCTGTCCTCGATCCTCTCGCATGTTCAGGCGCGGGCGGTGGCGGACGATCCCGATATTCTGGTCCTGCCCTTCGCTGACCCGGCGCCGCCGCAAGCCGTCGGTCTCGTGGTGCCCGACCGCTATCCGATGTCCCTGAAGAGCCGGGCGATCCTGACCTGCGTGCGCAGCCCGGCCTTCCGCCAGACCATGAATTCCTTCCGTGAAAGGGACTGACGACCCCCATTCTGATAGGTGATGCCTATCACTGATCGCATTGTCACATTTGACCCGTTCTAAATTCGCAGCGAACCTTAGGGCGTGAGGAGACGGGCGCGAAGGCGTGCCGTGAAGCGGCTGGGAGGCCCCATGACTTCTGCGATCGACACCGCGCGTCCATCCGCGGGAAGCTTTCTGGATCGTGAACGCACCATCGCGACGCCGGGCTTCAACCGCTGGCTCATTCCGCCCTGTGCGTTGGCGATCCATCTGTGCATCGGCATGGCCTACGGCTTCTCGGTGTTCTGGCTTCCCCTGTCGCGCGCGATCGGCGTCTCGCAGCCCGTCGCCTGCGAAGGCATGACACTCTTCGGCGCGCTCTTCACCACCACCTGCGACTGGCGGGTTTCCGACCTCCTCTGGATGTACACGCTGTTCTTCGTCGTTCTCGGCGTTGCGGCGGCGGTCTGGGGCGGCTGGCTTGAGCGCGCGGGGCCGCGCAAGGCCGGCGTCGTCTCGGCCTTCTGCTGGTGCGGCGGCATGGTGATCGCCGCCGTCGGCATCATGACCCACCAGCTCTGGCTGATGTGGCTCGGCTCGGGCGTCATCGGCGGCATCGGCCTCGGTCTCGGGTACATCTCCCCCGTGTCCACCCTCATCAAGTGGTTTCCGGACCGCCGCGGCATGGCCACGGGCATGGCGATCATGGGGTTCGGCGGCGGCGCGATGATCGGCTCGCCGCTGGCCGACATCCTGATGCGGTACTTCGCGACGCTGGAGGGCGTCGGCGTCTGGCAAACCTTCCTTGTCCTCGCGGCCGGCTACTTCGTTTTCATGATGGCTGGCGCGCTCGGCTACCGCGTACCGCCGACAGGCTGGGCGCCGAAGGGGTGGACGCCGCCCGCTGCCAAGAACACCATGATCACGACAGCCAACGTCCATCTGAAGGATGCGCACAAGACGCCGCAGTTCTGGCTGATCTGGATCGTTCTCCTGACCAACGTCTCGGCCTCGATCGGCATCATCGGCGTCGCCTCGCCCATGCTGCAGGAAATCTTCGCCGGCCGGCTGATTGGTGCGGAGGGCGTCGGCTTCCTCGATTTCGACGCAACCCAGCGCGCCGCTGCGGCGGCCGTGGGCGCGGGCTTCGTCGGGCTTCTGTCGCTGTTCAACATCGGCGGGCGGTTCTTCTGGGCTTCGCTGTCGGACCGGATCGGCCGCAAGATGATGTATGCGACGATCCTCGCGCTCGGCGTGCTCCTCTACGCCGCCCTTATCCCGTTCACCTCCGCGACCGGCTGGACCTTCGTCTTCGTCGCCTCGCTCTGCGTCATCGCCTCGATGTACGGCGGCGGCTTCGCGACCGTGCCGGCCTATCTCGCCGATGTCTTCGGTACGCAGTTCGTCGGCGCCATTCATGGTCGCCTGCTGACGGCGTGGTCGCTCGCCGGCATCTTCGGCGGTCTCATCACCGGCACGATCCGTGACAACCAGATCGCTGCGGGCGTCGCGCGGGATCAGGTGTACCAGCCGATCTTCTTCACGGTCGCAGCGCTTCTGGCGGTCGGCTTCGTCGCCAACCTCCTCGTGCGTCCGGTGGCCGAGAAGTGGCAGATGCGCCAGGACCCTAAGGGCGCGGTGCCGGCGGGAGCTCCCGCTGCGACGGCCGCGGTCGCTGGCGGGGACTACGGCATCGGCAAGGGCGGCTTCGACGCCAAGGCGGCGCTCGCCTGGGCCGCGGTCGGCATACCTCTCCTGTGGGGCGTCTACATCACGCTCCTCAAGGCTGCCGCGCTGTTCTAGAATAATTCCAGTCTGACGGCGGCGCCGAGGGTCGCGCCGCCGCCTCGCTCTACCGCAGGGAGACCCCGATGCTCGACCGTCCGGCAAGGTCCACACCATTCGACGAGACGCAGCTCGCGCGCATCATCGCCGATCACGGCAGCCGCGAAGGCGCGCTCCTGCCGATCCTGCACGACGCGATGGCCGAGTTCGGCTGGATCGACGATGCGATGGTGCCGCCGATCGCCGAGGCGCTGAACCTGTCACGCGCCGAGGTTCACGGCGTGCTGACGTTCTACCACGACTTCCGCCGCGCTCCCGCCGGGCGCACTGTCGTCAAGCTCTGTGCGGCCGAGGCTTGCCAGGCGGCAGGCGGGCGTTCGCTGGTGGGGCGGGCCGAGGAGCGGTTGGGCACGCCGATGGGAACGACCGATGGAGAGGGCGCGGTGACGCTCGAGCCCGTCTATTGCCTCGGCCTTTGCTCCATGGCGCCTGCAGCGATGGTGGACGGGCGCATCCATGGCCGCCTGACACCCGAGCGGTTGGATGCTGTCCTTTCGGAGGCGGTGCGATGAGCCTGCGGATCTTCGTTCCCGGCGATGCCGCCGCCGTCAGCGTCGGCGCGGATGAGATCGCCGATAGACTCGCCGCGTCGGCGCGCGAGCGCGGCCTTTCTGTCGAGATCGTGCGCAACGGCTCGCGCGGGGCGCATTTCCTGGAGCCGCTTCTCGAAGTCGAGACGAGCAAGGGGCGCATCGGCTACGGGCCGGTCGCACCGCGAGATGTCGACGGGCTGGTCGAGGCCGGCTTCTTCGAGGGGGGCGATCACGCGCTGCGCATCGGTCGTCCCGAGGAGCATCCGTTCCTGAAGAACCAGACGCGATCTACCTTCGCCTTCTGCGGCGTGGTCGATCCACGCTCCGAAAGCGACTACGCCGCTCATGGCGGCTGGCTCGGCCTGAAGGCGGCATTGGCCCAGTCGCAGGAGGACCGCGTCAAGACGGTTTCCGCGTCCGGTCTCCGCGGCCGTGGCGGCGCGGGTTTCCCGACCGGCATCAAGTGGGACACGGTGCGCCGCGCCGAAGCCGACCGCAAATATATCGTCTGCAATGCCGACGAGGGCGACTCGGGCACCTTCGCCGACCGGATGCTGATGGAAGGCGACCCGTTCCGCCTCGTCGAGGGTATGGCGATCGCCGGCATCAGCGTCGGAGCGACCTTCGGCTACGTCTATATCCGCTCGGAATATCCGCATGCCGTGGCCGCGATGGAGCGCGCCGTCGAAGGCGCGCGCCTCGCCGGCTGGCTGGGCACCGACATCGGCGGTTCGGGCCTCGCCTTCGATATGGAAGTGCGTGTCGGAGCCGGTGCCTATGTCTGCGGCGAAGAGACTTCGCTCCTCAATTCGCTGGAGGGCAAGCGCGGCATCGTGCGCGCCAAGCCGCCGCTTCCGGCGATCCATGGTCTCTTCGGCCGGCCGACCGCCGTCAACAACGTTCTTTCGCTGGCCGCCGTGCCGGCGATCTTCTCGGAAGGCCCGGAGGCCTACGAACGCCTCGGCCTCGGGCGCTCGCGCGGGACGATGCCCGTGCAGCTCGCCGGCAATGTCCGGTTCGGCGGCCTCTACGAGGTGCCCTTCGGCATCACGCTCGGCGAACTCGTCAACGAGATCGGCGGCGGCACGGCATCCGGCCGGCCGGTGCGCGCGGTACAGGTGGGCGGGCCGCTCGGCGCATATTTCCCGCCGCATTTGTTCGACACGCCCTTCGACTACGAGGAATTCACCAAGCGCGACGGCCTGATTGGCCACGGCGGCATTACCGTGTTCGACGACACGGTCGACATGGCGCACATGGCCCGCTTCGCGATGGAGTTCTGCTCGGTCGAAAGCTGCGGCAAGTGCACCCCGTGCCGCATCGGCGCGGTGCGCGGCGTCGAAACCGTGGACCGCATTCTCGCCGCCCGCGAAGAGGGCCGCGCGGCAAAGGCGGAACTGACCCTTCTCGCCGACCTCTGCGACACGATGAAGTTCGGCTCGCTTTGCGCGCTCGGTGGCTTCACGCCCTATCCGGTCATGAGCGCCATGACGCACTTCCCCGAAGATTTCGACCTTTCGGCCGGCCGGCTTCCCGCCGGTCTCCAGGCCGCCGAGTAGGAGGACGTTCAGGATGTCCCTCGTTCACGAGACCGATTTCGGCACTCCGGCGCGGCACGCCGAGCTGGATGTGACGCTGACCATCGACGGCCAGAGCGTAACGGTGCCGGCGGGCACTTCGCTGATGCGCGCCGCCGCCGAGATGGGAACCAAGGTCCCCAAGCTCTGCGCGACCGACTCCGTCGAACCCTTCGGCTCCTGCCGCATGTGCCTCGTCGAGGTCGAGGGGATGCGCGGCACGCCCGCCTCCTGCACGACGCTCGCCACCGAAGGCATGGTGGTGAAGACGCAGACCGACCGGCTGAAGAAGCTGCGGCGCGGCGTCATGGAGCTCTACATCTCCGACCACCCGCTCGACTGCCTGACCTGCTCGGCCAACGGCGACTGCGAATTGCAGGACACGGCTGGTGAGGTAGGCCTGCGCGAGGTGCGCTATGGCCAGCACGGCGAGAACCACGTCCATGCGCATGAGCATGGCGCGCCGAACCCGCTGTTCATGGAGAAGGATCTCTCCAACCCGTATTTCCAGTACGACCCCTCCAAATGCATCGTCTGCTCGCGCTGCGTCCGCGCTTGCGAGGAGGTTCAGGGCACCTTCGCGCTGACCATAGCGGGAAGGGGCTTCGACAGCCGCGTCTCGCCCAGCCAGGGGCAGGACTTCTTCTCTTCCGAATGCGTTTCCTGCGGCGCCTGCGTACAGGCCTGCCCGACAGCCACGCTGATGGAGAAGTCCGTCGTCGAGATCGGCGTGCCGGAGCACTCGCTGGTGACGACCTGCGCCTATTGCGGCGTCGGCTGCGCCTTCAAGGCCGAGATGCGCGGCGACGAACTGGTGCGCATGGTGCCGTGGAAGGACGGCAAGGCCAATCACGGCCATTCCTGTGTGAAAGGCCGGTTCGCCTATGGCTACGCCAACCACCGCGAGCGCATCCTCAACCCGATGATCCGTGCCTCGACCTCCGACCCGTGGCGCGAGGTCTCCTGGGAGGAGGCGATCGCGCACACCGCCTCGGAGTTCCGCCGCATCCAGGCAAAGTATGGCCGCAACGCCGTCGGCGGCATCACGTCGTCGCGCTGCACCAACGAGGAGACCTTCCTCGTCCAGAAGGTGATCCGCGCCGGCTTCGGCAACAACAATGTCGACACCTGCGCCCGCGTCTGCCACTCGCCCACCGGCTACGGCCTGAAGACGACCCTCGGCACCTCGGCCGGCACGCAGGATTTCGATTCGGTCGAGCATGCCGACGTTATCCTTGTCATCGGCGCTAACCCGACCGACGGCCATCCGGTCTTCGCCAGCCGCATGAAGAAGCGGCTGCGGCAGGGCGCCAAGCTGATCGTCATCGATCCGCGCCGGATCGACCTCGTGAAGACGCCGCACGTGAAGGCCTCGCACCATCTGCCGCTGCGGCCGGGCACCAACGTCGCCGTGCTCACCGCGATCGCCCATGTCATCGTTACCGAAGGGCTCGTCGACGAGACCTATGTGCGCGAGCGCTGCGATCTGGAGGCCTTCGGCGAATGGGCGCGCTTCGTCTCCGAGCCTGAGCGCTCGCCGGAGGCAATCGAGGAGCGCACCGGCGTTCCGGCCGGCGAGCTTCGCGCCGCCGCGCGCCTCTACGCCACCGGCGGCAATGCCGCGATCTACTACGGCCTCGGCGTCACCGAACACAGCCAGGGCTCGACCACCGTCATGGCCATCGCCAATCTCGCCATGGCGACCGGCAATATCGGCAAGGCGGGCGCAGGTGTGAACCCACTGCGCGGGCAGAACAACGTTCAGGGCGCATGCGACATGGGCTCGTTCCCGCA
Protein-coding sequences here:
- a CDS encoding OFA family MFS transporter, producing MTSAIDTARPSAGSFLDRERTIATPGFNRWLIPPCALAIHLCIGMAYGFSVFWLPLSRAIGVSQPVACEGMTLFGALFTTTCDWRVSDLLWMYTLFFVVLGVAAAVWGGWLERAGPRKAGVVSAFCWCGGMVIAAVGIMTHQLWLMWLGSGVIGGIGLGLGYISPVSTLIKWFPDRRGMATGMAIMGFGGGAMIGSPLADILMRYFATLEGVGVWQTFLVLAAGYFVFMMAGALGYRVPPTGWAPKGWTPPAAKNTMITTANVHLKDAHKTPQFWLIWIVLLTNVSASIGIIGVASPMLQEIFAGRLIGAEGVGFLDFDATQRAAAAAVGAGFVGLLSLFNIGGRFFWASLSDRIGRKMMYATILALGVLLYAALIPFTSATGWTFVFVASLCVIASMYGGGFATVPAYLADVFGTQFVGAIHGRLLTAWSLAGIFGGLITGTIRDNQIAAGVARDQVYQPIFFTVAALLAVGFVANLLVRPVAEKWQMRQDPKGAVPAGAPAATAAVAGGDYGIGKGGFDAKAALAWAAVGIPLLWGVYITLLKAAALF
- a CDS encoding sensor histidine kinase, which produces MQVELAESAPRRDELAYRLKQQKLLADFARMALQTEDVARLLQQASELCARGLEAPFCKALEYDPRSDMLVMRGGWGWAPGEVGSATLGADLESPAGYAFHTGESVLSNHLEGETRFRTPSLLREYGIRRAVNVLIDRGGQAQHAFGVLEVDSPDPGDFDAADVDFLSGCARVLGVAIERAHTNQQLREALETQALLTREMNHRVKNSLGVVGGLLRVNANSVTDPVARAALTDAESRILTIARVHDHLWRGANVSEVDLSSFLGELCDKLSVAAGRLEIVCRAEKIVVSADKAIPIGLVVNELATNAVKYAYAEGEAGVVEVQLLRDGEMATIRVRDYGVGVSPDFDLAARRQSFGIRVIMSLVQQLDASFALEPTERGASFLMTFDPR
- the modA gene encoding molybdate ABC transporter substrate-binding protein; amino-acid sequence: MSKIATTLACALAASVALPAASFAETVSVAVAANFTDAANEIAAAFAAGGEHEAVLSFGATGQFYTQITQGAPFEVFLAADDERPTLAVEEGYGVEGSVFTYAIGQLVLYSAQDGVVTGPETLESADFDQISIANPETAPYGAAAVEAMEALGVYETLQPKIVQGQNIGQAFQFVETGNAELGFVALGQVSQTEAGSRWIVPQDLYEPINQDAVLLTTGEDNPAAIAFLEFLQGDEAGAIIEKYGYALDR
- the fdhF gene encoding formate dehydrogenase subunit alpha; its protein translation is MSLVHETDFGTPARHAELDVTLTIDGQSVTVPAGTSLMRAAAEMGTKVPKLCATDSVEPFGSCRMCLVEVEGMRGTPASCTTLATEGMVVKTQTDRLKKLRRGVMELYISDHPLDCLTCSANGDCELQDTAGEVGLREVRYGQHGENHVHAHEHGAPNPLFMEKDLSNPYFQYDPSKCIVCSRCVRACEEVQGTFALTIAGRGFDSRVSPSQGQDFFSSECVSCGACVQACPTATLMEKSVVEIGVPEHSLVTTCAYCGVGCAFKAEMRGDELVRMVPWKDGKANHGHSCVKGRFAYGYANHRERILNPMIRASTSDPWREVSWEEAIAHTASEFRRIQAKYGRNAVGGITSSRCTNEETFLVQKVIRAGFGNNNVDTCARVCHSPTGYGLKTTLGTSAGTQDFDSVEHADVILVIGANPTDGHPVFASRMKKRLRQGAKLIVIDPRRIDLVKTPHVKASHHLPLRPGTNVAVLTAIAHVIVTEGLVDETYVRERCDLEAFGEWARFVSEPERSPEAIEERTGVPAGELRAAARLYATGGNAAIYYGLGVTEHSQGSTTVMAIANLAMATGNIGKAGAGVNPLRGQNNVQGACDMGSFPHELSGYRHVSDDTARALFEGMWGVSLDDEPGMRIPNMLDAAVAGDFKGIYIQGEDILQSDPNTRHVTAGLAAMECVVVQDLFLNETAVHAHVFLPGSTFLEKDGTFTNAERRIQRVRKVMSPKNGYADWEITQMLANALGYRMDYAHPSEIMDEIAALTPTFKGVSYERLERESLQWPVNDKAPQGTPMMHADGFVRGKGLFVVTEYVATDEKVGPRFPLLLTTGRILSQYNVGAQTRRTENTMWHEEDLLEIHPHDAEERGIKTGDWVKIASRAGDTTLRATLTDRVAPGVVYTTFHHPLTQANVVTTDYSDWATNCPEYKVTAVQVSPSNGPTDWQERYGRFAETSRRVAQAEPAE
- a CDS encoding LysR family transcriptional regulator; amino-acid sequence: MQIRNVEYFVTLAREKHFRRAAEACGVSQPTLSAGIGALEASLGIRLVARERRFVGLTPEGEAALPWARQLLADYDGLLRAGGQPGVGLRGRLRLGAIPAAMPVVGAIAPVLAAEHPDLRLIILSMNSRQIERELGARDIDGGLTYLENEPLSDVISSTFYEEHYHFATPAAGPFAGRESVTWAEAAIAPLCLLTRDMQNRRILDAQMRRVGVEAAPRASANSYAALFSLVRHGGLSSILSHVQARAVADDPDILVLPFADPAPPQAVGLVVPDRYPMSLKSRAILTCVRSPAFRQTMNSFRERD
- a CDS encoding formate dehydrogenase beta subunit yields the protein MSLRIFVPGDAAAVSVGADEIADRLAASARERGLSVEIVRNGSRGAHFLEPLLEVETSKGRIGYGPVAPRDVDGLVEAGFFEGGDHALRIGRPEEHPFLKNQTRSTFAFCGVVDPRSESDYAAHGGWLGLKAALAQSQEDRVKTVSASGLRGRGGAGFPTGIKWDTVRRAEADRKYIVCNADEGDSGTFADRMLMEGDPFRLVEGMAIAGISVGATFGYVYIRSEYPHAVAAMERAVEGARLAGWLGTDIGGSGLAFDMEVRVGAGAYVCGEETSLLNSLEGKRGIVRAKPPLPAIHGLFGRPTAVNNVLSLAAVPAIFSEGPEAYERLGLGRSRGTMPVQLAGNVRFGGLYEVPFGITLGELVNEIGGGTASGRPVRAVQVGGPLGAYFPPHLFDTPFDYEEFTKRDGLIGHGGITVFDDTVDMAHMARFAMEFCSVESCGKCTPCRIGAVRGVETVDRILAAREEGRAAKAELTLLADLCDTMKFGSLCALGGFTPYPVMSAMTHFPEDFDLSAGRLPAGLQAAE
- a CDS encoding formate dehydrogenase subunit gamma, translating into MLDRPARSTPFDETQLARIIADHGSREGALLPILHDAMAEFGWIDDAMVPPIAEALNLSRAEVHGVLTFYHDFRRAPAGRTVVKLCAAEACQAAGGRSLVGRAEERLGTPMGTTDGEGAVTLEPVYCLGLCSMAPAAMVDGRIHGRLTPERLDAVLSEAVR